The Alteribacter populi genomic sequence CGAATTTATTTAACAGAGAAGAATGAAGCCCCGTAACAAGTTGTTACGAGGCTTCTGTTTTATTTAAAGTAGGGTTTTCACAAAGGATGTGAAATCCGTCATCGTACTCTTCAATCCAGGACCTTTTTGGCGCTGATTTAATGTGTTTAAAGTAAAGGAAATCATACATGCAAATTCCTACATTTACTGCTGATATCAAAGCTGTGTAATGCAGTAAGTGAGGGAATGCGATGGCTGTAAAGATTGAGCCGCTTGTAATGAAAATCGCCGGAGAGCAGATGGCCAAAATAGATAGACGCTTGGCTAATGGCTGTTTGGCTGTGAAATATAAAAACGGCCAACGATTAGTACGTACTCCCAATGTGGCCTTCTTTCCGACCATCCATATAGGCAGGCAATGAAGAAACATGTGTGTTGGAATGACGGAAGCCAAACATATGAAGAGAAACCCTGCTCCGTAGTCGACTAAGGGTACTCCTGAAAACAACGTTCGAATAATTAAAAAGTAAAGTAAAAAATAAAGAAGCATCATCATGCCTGATAAAAACCAAAGCCGAAAGCGACCGATGTCTTGAGTAATCGATACAGTTTTCCAGCAATTCATCTGCTCTCACCCCCTTTTGTAGTTACTCTAGTAATTTACGATGGATGAGGGAAAAATTCAATAGGTTTTTTCAAAAAAAAATACTTGATTTTTCGGGTTTGAGGGAGGTTTCTTAATAAGTAAGAATGGCATTTAAACAGCTACAACGAATACGTCAAAAAAACTGCTTCAGAAATTACTTCTGAAGCAGTTTTTTTTGACGTGTTTGTTACGATGACCGGGCGCTTGATTCTGTTTTTTCCACAGGTGACAGTTTGCCATCCACTTCCGTAAAATCACTTTCTATTTTTGATAAAGATTTCTCAAAAATAGACATGAAGTCAGGACCATAGATATGTTTCACAATACTTGTGATTTCGGAAAATTCAGGGAATTTTCCGTATAACTCTTTGATTGGTAGGGATCCACTGTAAACACCATAAGTCTCAGGGTTGTAGTTTTTCAATGTTTCTAACAACAATTCCTCGCCTTCCTTTGTAAGGAAAACATAAGTATTTCGTTTGTCGTTTTGTCGTTTTGAAAACGTAAGCAAGCCTCTTTCTTCCAATTTTTTGGAAAAGTTAAAGGCAGTAGACACATGCATGACCCCAAACTTAGCAATGTCAGAAATCGAAGCTCCTTCTAGCTGGTACGAAATGAGTAAGATATGATGTTCGTTGATGTTCAAATTGTACGGTTTAATCCATGTCTGCCAGTCTTTCTCAATTGATTTCCAAAGCGCTTTGCTTAGTTGTGCTACTTTGTGACTGAACATGATGGACTGTTTAATGGATTGTGTGACTTGTGTATCCATAAGTTCCCTCCATCTTTAAGAGAATCCATAAGAAAATAAGTATTTTCTAAAAATTCATTATTTTTTCAGGAAAATGATATTTTAATCATAACATAGAGGTATTCTGTTTAACAATACCGTTTCAGTATTTTCTGAAAATTGAACCTCCAGGCAGATAGACACCACAAGAGGCGATGAATGAAAGGGAGGTTGAACAGTTCAACAGTTTTTATTAGTAAGGAACACCGCCTTCTTGTATGGATGGAAAAGACATGGAAGCAGGTCTGTGTTTTGATCTGAAATACTTATATAGAAATACTGAATCTGGAGAGAAATCATTTGATATTGCCTTTATTAACATGTATGTTGTTGGCGAAAGTTAGCCATGTACTCAGTCAAAATTTTCGTTGATTCCGTTGTGACAGCATTATAAAGGGAAATACGACAACCGCCTACGGAGCGATGTCCTTTTAAGCCAAGAAACCCTTCGTCCATAGCGCGTGTTAAAAATAATTGTTCTAATTCCACAGAAGGAAGACGAAACGTTATATTCATCATCGAACGGCTGTGTTTTTCTGCATGAGGGAGATAAAAATGGTCAGACTGATCCATCAAGCTGTAGATAAGATTAGCCTTTTGCGCATTCCGTTCATGAAGTTTATCAACTCCACCTTGATCGATGATCCAGTCCATCATTAACCCCATAATGAAGACAGAAAATGTTGGAGGAGTGTGGTAGAGAGAATTTTTTTGCTGATGAGTGCGGTAGCTCATGATTTTCGGAATGTTATCATTGGCAGATTCGAGCCATTCTTTTTTTACAATGACAATTGTGACCCCGGCAGGGCCTGCATTTTTTTGTGCCCCAGCATAAATGAAATCGACTTTCGACCAGTCAATTGGTCGGCTGAAAATATCACTTGACATATCTATACAAACAGGTAAATCATGATGATGTTGAGGGTATTGATACCATTGTGTACCGTATATCGTATTGTTAGAAGTCAGGTGAAAATAAGCGGTGTTTTCATTGGGTTCCCAAGAATAAATGTTCGGGATCGAACGGTACTGTTTTTCTGCACTACTCGCATAAACGTAGCTTTCTCCGCATCTTAAAGCCTCTTCATAAGCCTTTTCTGACCAAGAACCAGATAGGACATAGCCGGCTTTTTTACCTGGTGTTAAAAAATTCATTGGAATCATGGCAAATTGCAAGCTTGCCCCACCTTGGAGGAAAAGAATATCAAAGTTGTCAGGGACTTTAAGAATTTGCTTTATCTTTTCTTGTGTGCCAAAGTGAATTGCTTCATATTCCTTTGAACGGTGGCTATACTCCATGATGGAGAGATTGCCGTTGTCTATGTTAAACCCTTCTTCTTTGGCGCGGCGTTTAACTTCATCGGGTAATGCAGCAGGTCCTGGGTTAAAGTTGTGCATGTTATTCATCCTCTCTTAGAAAATCGACTGTGACTATTCTCTTTCTTCATAAACATAAAATCTCCTTCTCAAATCAAAAAGGTTTTGTGCGTAATTGCACAAAACCTTTTTGAATGTAAAGGGCTAAAAGGAAAACGTGGCCTACACGTCGCTCGTTAAGGCATTAATTGAATATGTTTTTTCACTCCGTTTGCCATTTCAGTCAGTTTTTCAGTACTATATTCACTGCCGTGCTCTTTCCAGACGGCCCCAAATCCATCACCCTTCCCGTAGCGTGGGATGAGGTGAAGGTGAAGATGAAAAACGGACTGACCTGCTTCTTTGCCGTTGTTGTTTATAATGTTTAAGCCAATAGGCTCAAATTCAGCTTTTAGAGCGTTGGCTATCTTAGGAACAGCTGAAAATAATTGCTTAGGCGTTTCACCTTGCAACTCATAAACATTTTCAACGTGATGTTTCGGGATGACAAGGGTATGCCCTTTTGTTACTTGGCTAATATCAAAAAATGCTACAACGTGTTCATCTTCATACACTTTTGCTGATGGTATTTCCCCGTGTACAATTTTACAAAAGATACAATCTTCCACACTATGATGACTCAAAACAATTCATCCTTTCAGTTATAACGAATTTTTCTTATTTTACCATATCTTGTCCGTAAACCAAAAAGAGCATGTCTATCTTTGTTACCCGTTACATACGATGGAAAACGGGAGGAGATGTTTGTGAGCGAGCAAAACTTATCTCGGACTAAACAAAAACTGGCGCTTTTTATGCTTTTGTTTCTTATTTTCACGAGTATGCACATGCAGTTTCCAATTTTAACTCCATTTGCTGTAAGTTTAGGTGCGAGCAGTTTTATAGTAGGGCTTATGCTCGGAGCAACCTCGTTTATTAATTTAGGTGGAAACTTACTGGCTGGAATTGTCATTGATCGTGGCGGTCCAAGGCGGTTTATTATCGCCCCCCTAGCCTTGTTAACAGTTTCATTAGCACTTCACTTTTTTG encodes the following:
- a CDS encoding DUF3267 domain-containing protein is translated as MNCWKTVSITQDIGRFRLWFLSGMMMLLYFLLYFLIIRTLFSGVPLVDYGAGFLFICLASVIPTHMFLHCLPIWMVGKKATLGVRTNRWPFLYFTAKQPLAKRLSILAICSPAIFITSGSIFTAIAFPHLLHYTALISAVNVGICMYDFLYFKHIKSAPKRSWIEEYDDGFHILCENPTLNKTEAS
- the serC gene encoding 3-phosphoserine/phosphohydroxythreonine transaminase translates to MNNMHNFNPGPAALPDEVKRRAKEEGFNIDNGNLSIMEYSHRSKEYEAIHFGTQEKIKQILKVPDNFDILFLQGGASLQFAMIPMNFLTPGKKAGYVLSGSWSEKAYEEALRCGESYVYASSAEKQYRSIPNIYSWEPNENTAYFHLTSNNTIYGTQWYQYPQHHHDLPVCIDMSSDIFSRPIDWSKVDFIYAGAQKNAGPAGVTIVIVKKEWLESANDNIPKIMSYRTHQQKNSLYHTPPTFSVFIMGLMMDWIIDQGGVDKLHERNAQKANLIYSLMDQSDHFYLPHAEKHSRSMMNITFRLPSVELEQLFLTRAMDEGFLGLKGHRSVGGCRISLYNAVTTESTKILTEYMANFRQQHTC
- a CDS encoding HTH-type transcriptional regulator Hpr, with the protein product MDTQVTQSIKQSIMFSHKVAQLSKALWKSIEKDWQTWIKPYNLNINEHHILLISYQLEGASISDIAKFGVMHVSTAFNFSKKLEERGLLTFSKRQNDKRNTYVFLTKEGEELLLETLKNYNPETYGVYSGSLPIKELYGKFPEFSEITSIVKHIYGPDFMSIFEKSLSKIESDFTEVDGKLSPVEKTESSARSS
- a CDS encoding HIT family protein — protein: MSHHSVEDCIFCKIVHGEIPSAKVYEDEHVVAFFDISQVTKGHTLVIPKHHVENVYELQGETPKQLFSAVPKIANALKAEFEPIGLNIINNNGKEAGQSVFHLHLHLIPRYGKGDGFGAVWKEHGSEYSTEKLTEMANGVKKHIQLMP